The Sabethes cyaneus chromosome 3, idSabCyanKW18_F2, whole genome shotgun sequence DNA window ccctggcgggtgttgtgggttcgaatccggttataatctcagattatagcttggttcgacccatgcaccttccagcattgtacaaaaggtaggagtcacaacgacaacttgttaagcgtagctacctattaaccaCTCCCCCTCCCTTTACCTTTCCaccctttcccctccattttcaaaaaaaaaatcattactttcctcccttcatcaattatagaaccaccatttcaaaaaatattaagtaaAGGAGAGCCAATTTCCTAACCTCTTTCTATGTGTATCCTCTTTTGAGATACAGCTTGTGCCGCTTTTTCTGTGCACTGGAAAGCCACTTGAATGCAATACGAGACGATGTAGATGCCCCACCGTCGCCTGACCGCGTTGTCGGATCGGGAAGATTGTCCGTGCAGCTCTCCACTCCCTTCTGGTGAACCCAGGATCAACGAAGAAACTGAAGGTCCTCCATACAGTGAGTCGCTGTCAAGGTTGAAGCTTTCCTCCAGCTCTTCCGCCTTCGGTCGATTAGTTCCGCGCGATTCCGTAGAGTCCTCTGGCTCCATTGGAATTCTGGTATCATTCGGCCCAAATCTGCATGGCGAATTTTCAAAATACAATCATGCCGGTTTCACTCAAATGCAAAACTatgttaaccttcctaatgcattagaaaaaagttacatattatgcattaagggtcgaaaacgacccaagttttgaaattgctctcattcatccattttcaatccgaatctcgttttctttacctcgtttgaaagctatggccaaaaactagcacccaaggtatgttggggaatatttgttgactgatggccacttctgcgtcggttccggaacacccactaccaggtcccggtgaacatttttatgttttgagataattcattttgcggcacatcaaatcacattggcttgacaaaataagattaatggaagtgcaatgggaacattttggacccaagcgaccatttcctcattggttctggaacatacggtacccggtttttgaggacaattttaaattttaggatgatttatcttgcgacacgtcaaattacatcagcttgataacgtaagactattgaaagtataataaaaacattttgaaggcaaatggctacatcagcattggtcccggaacatccggtacccgggttttggggccatttttgtattttaggataacccatcttgcgacacatcaaatcacatcggcttgattaaataagactgatgaaaataaaataaggtcatttagaagccaaatggccattttaccaccggttccggaacatccggtacctggttccgcgggatatttttggattatgaaataattcatcttgcggcacatcaaatcacaacgccttgatcaaataaaacagttccAAGAGgtatggggaccatttgaagacaaatggccatttcatcatcggttccggaacattgggtgcacggtttatgacaacatttttggataggataattcatcatgcgccacatcaaatcacattggcttgatgaaataacactaatggaagtacaatggaaaaattttggagccaaaattaccatttcatcatcggttccggactatccggtatccggtttttggggacatttttggattacagggtaattcatctgccccgagttaccccgttttacggttcattataaataccgggtaccggattatatgcgactaacgccccattatacttccattgttgttattttatcaacgcgatgtgatttgaggtgccgcatggtgaattatttcaaaagccaaaaatgtcccccgaaactggtaccggatgacccagtaccgatggtaaagtggccatttggcttctaaatgacattgttttacttccatcagtcttattttatcaagccgatgtgatttgatatgtcgcattatgagttatcctaaaatacaaaaatgtccccaaaaaccgggtaccggatgttccaggaccgatgctgatgtggccatttgccttcaacatgtgtttattatactttcaatagtcttatgttatcaatgtgatgaaatttggcgtaccgcaatagaaatcatcctaaaattcaaaaatggcctcaaaaaccaggtaccggatgttccgtaaccgatggggaagtggccattcgggtccaaaatgtccccattgtacttccactagtcttattttatcaagccaatgtgatttgatgtgccgcaaaatgaattatctcaaaatataaaaatgttccccgggacctggtaggggGTGTTCcagaaccgacgcagaagtggccatcagtcaacaaatattccccaacataccttgggtgctagtttttggccacatctttcaaacgaggtaaagaaaacgagattcggattgaaaatggatgaatgagagcaatttcaaaacttgggtcgttttcgacccttaatgcataatatgtaactttttttgctgtggctcttctagatgtcgctgaaagctgaaactccccctcaatgctaattttccaaagttaggaaaagtcagaaaatttcaagtctctagctcgtaccgttactgagtatcaagctttgtaagtatgccgatgggtcgaaaacgaccccaatgcactaggaaggttaaacaACATGaagattttttgtttaaaatcatAATAGCAGTGaatttttgttgttgtgcaGATACTGCTTTCGGTTAAAAATTGATGGGGTAAAGCCTGTTAATCGTTTGCATTCTCATATATAGTATAGTCTCTATCTATTGAAACACACAAAATAATACGTTCGAAATCCAGTAGCACCTACCGCCAGCAGGGTAAATATATAAACAAAAATTGAAGCGAAAGAATTGAACAAGCACAAACAAGAGAGTAATAtgtttttataaacaaaactgAACTCCAGCAACTAAACCAATGTTACGCTAGAGCAGTTCCAGACAGTTCTGGATTTCGGTTTCCACTCCACCCGTTCTAACGACCACGCCGGCCGTCCCTCGGCAGGCGGAATGATGTGCAGCACTTATGCGCGAACAAATTGACTGCTGCTTTTAATAGACCGTGCGCCATATGTTCTGTTCTACAATTATTGATGAAAGCAGTCAGATGTTTGCTGCTGTTTGCCGGTTGTAAAACTAATAACCTCTAAAAATATACCAAACTTTCCCTCTCGATGGATCATATCGGTTTGATCATTCCGCCGGTATTGATACGACTGAATAAGGGAGCTCCCGATGGGTGGTTTTCGTCACGTCACAAATTCTGTTCCACTCATCAGTTGACAATGggtttgttgttttgattttaaattgtcTTTCCCGTAACGATAGACTTCAGCACGCATTATGCACGCCAAAGCATTCATCAATGGAACTCACTGATCCGAATGGACGACGAAAACATTCCAACTATGTTGCATTTATGTGCGATGCTTTGGTTGTGGAGTAGAAACTAATTCGTTCTTTTCCGTTTGCGTTGTCTTGCTTCTTTTGCAGTATCGTTTTACGGCGCTAGTCACATAGCGATGCCATTGCAGGAAGCTAAAATATCTACCAACATTCGATTGCGGTTTCGATCGCGACAAGACAACGCCCTCATTCTGCTGACGGCCGGCCGGACGGACTACTCGTTGCTCTCCATCGACGGAGGACGGATTCGATTTAGCTTCAAGATCGATGAGTATCACACAGATGTAAGTATCATAAGGAAGAAGAAGATGCTCTTTCCATTTTAACGATATTTTTGAACCCGTCACACGACGCAGTTGTGGTCACCCGTTACGCTCAAGTTTAACGATCTGCAATGGCACGATATCTCGATTTCACGGTATGCAGCGAACTTGACCATGCAGATCGATGAGTATTTCACGACGAAAACGCTTCCCGCCAATGTTACGGAACTGAATGTCCATTTTGGTGTTTTTATTGGCGGTGTGGGTGAGTATTCCGCCGAATATTTAGACTCGTCGAAAAATTTCCGAGGATGTATTGCGGATGTAAGTTCGTTTGAAGTGTGTTGATTAGATTAAGGTTTCTGactttttcgttgtttttttttcgaagatattttataacaatatcaacATCTTCAAGCGAGCAAGAGAAAGGACGGGCCACGTGACGAACGAGCGAGTCTCGTGGATTTGCGCACCGGAGTTCGATGCGGATGCAAGTACGCCGATCAGCTTTTTGGACGACGAAAGCTACACCAGCATACAGAAGCCGACTTCACGATCAGGTGATCGCTGGAGCATGGAATTTCGAACGAACGAACCGTTTGGGATGCTTTTGAGTAACATTCCATCCAGTGCTAGGTACGATTTCATGGCGTTGGAAATAGTAGAAAGCCAGGTCCGGCTGCTCGTGGGTAAAGGATCCAACGCCGTCGAACTGATTCCCGATCGTAACGTGTCCGACGGGAAATGGCACAACGTGTCCATTACCTATGGTCCAATGTTGGTTGATGTAAGTTTACCGTTGTTTGATTTAACttcaaataattttattttcttatttcacTTTAGATAACCGTGGATGATGTTACAAACAGCGCTACCTTTGCCAATGGGAGTAGCCAAACGATCGAACTGGAAGAGGAGTTCTACATTGGTGGTTTTGACACTCAGAGAAAGCGAAGAGCATTCATTAGGGGAGCTCTCGCCACTGACTCCAGCCTTAAGGGATGCATTAGAGACATTCACTTGGATGATCATTTGGTGGGTTTCCCGAACTTTAAAGTCACTCATGGAGTGACCGTGGATTGTGTCTGGAGATATCCTTGTATTGAAAATAAGCCTTGCATTTCAACCGGTCACTGCCACCACCAGGGAATCAATGATTTCATCTGCTACTGTGATCAGGCATATTGCATCAAGGCGGATTATTCGAATAGTTTCAAGATATTCTCGCGATCGGATCTGGTGATCGAGAAAGAACTGATGTTGATCAGTCCAATGGAAGTCGTAGAAGGAGGAATCACTTTCCTGTCACCGAAATATATTGAGATTCTTTTTGACTATCACAAACTAGGTGTTCAAGAAGCTGGTATAATCTTCCATATAATTCAACCCCCTAAACACGGGAAAGTCACTATCCATTCCTACGGAACGGAAGGTAATGCTTCGGCAAcacaaatgaaatttttctcccACATCGATTTAAGCACCGATAAGGTCAAATACTCCCATAATGGGGCGGAAAATTTGAACGATCATATGATGATCGATATGCAGCTAGTGTCGGCTACTAGAAATACGTTACCATCTTATTTGGAGGGAAAACATCGATTTGTACTGCATGTCAACGTAACTCCAGTGAACGACGCTCCAGTTTTGAGATTACCACCAAACAAACTACTTCGTGTCACGCAAGGAATTCCGAAAATTCTTGGTTCAGATTTTCTGCAGGCTGACGATCCGGACAGTTCTCCGGACTCGTTGATCTACACAGTTCTAATGAATCCCACATCGGAAGCTCAATTTGGTCGCGTTGAACTCAACGGACGAGCAGTCGCAACGTTTTCCCAGTCGGATGTTAATGCCGGAATCGTTACATACTTGATAAACACTCGCGGCTCGGAAGATTCGTCGTTTGAGTTGAATATTCAAGTTTCCGATGGAATGGAAACTAGTCCTGCCAGTACGGTTCGAGTTTCCGTACTGCCGTTGCAGCTGCGTATGGTTAATAACACGGGATTGGTGTTAATCCACAAGTCGTCAGCTCTAATCACACCCCACAATCTGTCGTTTGTTCCTAACTCGGACGAGGAAAATGTGGATATGAGGTAATACACGTTTGACTTGAATAACCACAGCGTTAATGGAAGACCGTGCTTTTAGGTTTGACATTGTCCAAGCTCCAGCCTACGGAAGCCTTCAGAAATTACGATCGGTGGACGCTTCCTGGATATCGGTGGATTCTTTCACCAGTAGTCAGCTACTTCTCGGACAAATCCGGTACTTACATTCGTCCGACCTTCCAGTACACGACGAATTTAAGGTATTCTTACAGGGAAATCTTTACGAACATATCTTAACGCATAACCCTTCACATTGCAGTTCACCGTCACGCTGGGCCCGGTAACGACCCCGACGTACGATTTCCGTATTTCCTTCACCAAGCTTCGCATCGGCATGATCCGCCAGAACAACTTGTACATCAACACCAAGGACAACGTCATCCGAGCCGACTATCTGCTGCACCAGACAACGCCGATTCCGACCTTCGCGCGGAACATTATCTACACCGTGGTAAAACCGCCAAAATTCGgtatcatctacgttgaaggtCACCCGGAGTACGCCAAACCGGGCGATTCCTTTACCCAGCAAGAAGTGGACAAAAACATCATCAAGTATCGGACCTACCACTCCGCATATGGCAACTTTATTGACTCCTTCGAATTCATCGTGTCCGTGCCAGAGTGTGACGACGTCCAGGGGAAGATCGACTTCGTCTACAGTGCTCCGGATTATCTGGCAAAGCAAATCATCTATCAGAAGagggaaaaaatgtttgttcacGAGGGCAACAAAACTGCTTTGTCGAGAACAAATTTCGATGTACTGTTTAATAAGTTCAATTTTTTGACGTTCAATTTGACGCACTACCCAAAACATGGATCACTGTGCAAGATAAACCCGAGAACTTTCGAGACCAAAGAAGTATCTTCGTTCACGTTGCAGTACCTGTACCTAGGAGACATCCACTACTGCCATGATGATTCGGAATCTGTGGACGACAGTTTTCGTCTGTTGATTTTGTCGGATAACGACACGGATTTCCAGTTTGTGTGTGAAATTCAGGTTGAGGTGACGTTGTTGAATGATAATGGACCGTATCGGGTGTTCGACAAACCCTTTCACATCGTTAGGGATGAAACGAAGCTGTTGACGTCGGTCGATTTGAAATATGCCGATCCGGATATGGACACTCGAAGCACGGATATTGAGTATAGATCGGTGAGCAGTTCGAACGGGGAGCTGTTTCGAAATGGTAAGGTTGTGGAATTCTTTACTCAGGATGATTTGGACAACCGAAGGTTGTTGTTCCAACACAATGGGACGGATCAAGGTCGTTTGTCTTTTATTGTCACTGATGGGCTGTACGAGGTTCCTGGGTCACTGGAGATAGAAGCTTCCGATCCGTTTCTCAAGATAAGAGAAAGTAACGCGTCGATTGTTCAGGAAGGTCGAGCAGTGCTGCTAACTTTGGATGATTTGAACATCGATACAAACTTGAATGCCAAACCAGAAGAGATTCAGTATCGGATATTGCATGAACCTAGCCATGGATTGCTGAAGTTGCTTGATAGTCGTTTTAACACTAGCTTTGCATCTAACTTGCACAATGCTACTCCTATTCCTACGATGAATTTTACCCAAGCTGACATAATCGCGGAGCGATTAGTTTACTGGAATAGAGATGTTGCTTCGATGGATAAAATCAAATATCGTGTCAGCACGAAGGGGGTTTGGGCCGAAGGTCAAATTGTGATCAGAATCTACCCACCAGCCTACTGGGAAGCGTTGAGAATTCGTCGAAACCAAACACTGTTTGTGGAAGAATCAACTAGCGTTATCATTTCACGTGACATTTTAGAGGTAAGTTCACCTGCTAAGACAGTGGATCAACtaaaatgatattttttttacaattacaGATTGTGCATCCCAACATTTCTCCGGGTGACATAACCTATCTAGTGACTACTCAACCTCAGCATGGGTACCTTGAAATTCAGTCCATCACTTCAGACGACGAGTACAACTCGAAAGTTTTCGATCAGTCGACCATAAATTCCGAGAAGATGTTCTACATACAGGCAGGAGTTAATCAATCGTCAGATTTCTTCACGTTTGACGTCACGAATGGAATCACTTGGCTTCGCGATTTGATgatcagaatagtgattattccGGAGCATTTGTACATCAAAACTGCTCCCATCGTCGTGGAAGAAGGTTTGGTTCACTTTGATCggcattgtttgaaaaatttaaaatgattttcatCTGAACAGGTAAAAGTACAAAAATACAACCCAGcgatatggttccattttccgaGTACTACactggaaaaattttggagtaTAAAATTCTACGCCACCCGTCCCATGGAAGTATTAAGTCGGGCAAGTCATCGAAGGTGAATCGTTTCACCCAGAAGCAGCTGGAGGCCGATGTAATCACGTACGTGCATAATGGCAGTGAAAATTCTTCCGACACCATCCAGATGGTAGCGTTGGGAAGGAACAAGGAAAGTGTTCCCTTCGACCTGAACATACAGATTCTGCCGGTGAACGATGAAGTGCCGCTGGTGGTTACCAATACTGGTATGCACATGTGGATTGGTGGAAAATCGATGATTCAGAGCACGGATCTCAGTAAGTAGTTCGAAAACGTTCACTTTTGGTCCATTAGTTGAATTTATACAATACAATACTGAGATCAAGATCAAAATcaccaagatcaagatcaagaccaagatcaagatcaagatcaagatcaagaccaagaccaagaccaagaccaagaccaagaccaagaccaagaccaagaccaagaccaagaccaagaccaagaccaagaccaaaaccaagaccaagaccaagaccaagaccaagaccaagaccaagaccaagaccaagaccaagaccaagaccaagaccaagaccaagaccaagaccaagaccaagaccaagaccaagaccaagaccaagaccaagaccaagaccaagaccaagaccaagaccaagaccaagaccaagaccaagaccaagaccaagaccaagaccaagaccaagaccaagaccaagaccaagaccaagaccaagaccaagaccaagaccaagaccaagaccaagaccaagaccaagaccaagaccaagaccaagaccaagaccaagaccaagaccaagaccaagaccaagaccaagaccaagaccaagaccaagaccaagaccaagaccaagaccatgaccaagaccaagaccaagaccacgaCCACGACCAAAACCAAGACCAAGCTCAAGAccagaccaagaccaagaccatgaccaagaccaagaccaagaccatgaccaagaccaagaccaagaccacgaCCACGACCAAAACCAAGACCAAGCTCAAGAccagaccaagaccaagaccatgaccaagaccaaaaccaaaaccaagatcaagaccaagatTATTATTTATTCAATATTAAGTTTAGATAGCGGGAGTGGATAATTCAAATCAGTTGGTATAAGGCGGAACCTGGTTGGTATAATTAAGTACTGAAATATTTAAGAAACAAACAAAAGATGTGACCATATTTCAGAGAccaatccatatttttttaaagtaatCCCCGTATTAAACTTAATCTTGGTAATTTTCAAAGTACTAGCGAACCAACAGGACCAATATCTTACTCCCTGGAGGTTCGTCCCGGTGCAAAGATTAACTTCCACGCTTATCACCCCAATATCTCGGATTCAAATTTCAACCCCGCAGATGTCATAAATGCTTTAGTTATTAAAGTAATTGTAATTGTTTGACTAAATCATACGGTGCTTTGAAATATCTATAAATAGATGAGGTATTTGAAAGTCTAATTGACCGAAATTTACCGACAATCTACCGGAAGATAAACATTTGGTTCGCTGTGGAGCATTTCTCTCGAAAGTCGGACTGGTGCTTGTCACTGTTGGCACTCAGTATTGAACCGCTCCATTAGGTATTACGATTTGTTGTAGTCCTTGCCAACCCACCGTTAAGCTGATCGTTCCATGAAGGTACCTCCTACTGAATCATTGGAGTGACACAACAAGCAGTTTCTGCGCGATAGACCTCGACTTTGAAATGACTTGGTATTTGACTTTCTATGGTCACGAACGGACAGAACTAGTTTGTTTATTCCCAATATAttatgtcgtcgtcgtcagaaTGGAGCCGGGTGTGTTCGTGCtgcttcaagcagtcgtctccatttttACTCGATTTGGGGCCACTCGTaagtcgctttcgacctggtcaaaTTAGGATGCACGTTAGGCCCctttgttcctggtgccggtaggaTTGTTGAAGGGAACAGTTTTTGTCcggcactgtcgtccggcatatCTTCACGACGTGTCCACCGTAGTCTAccaactttcaccagatgtaTAACAGGAATCCCTTCAAGCTTTGAATTTATTATCGTCCGCAACACATTCCGCTGGAATCAGGCAAGCGCGCGTATATCCTTCATGAGCAGTGCCACAacttcaaatccataaagaactactggtctaatgagAGTTGTCTACGCTGTTAGCTTCATATtatggcgtatgcttcttgatcataGTGTTTGGCGAAGGGCAAAATAGACCTGATTTCctacttgaatgcgccgcttgAATCCCTAGTACTAGTATTGTTATCCTCGGTCACCAGTTATCCCAAAATTCGTTCTGTCTGGCGTAGTGTTCCTCCGCTGTCGCAAAGTTCTATGATTTCAAAGTCATTAGTGaggcctagaagttggctaccttcGGTGAAAATAGTGCctttcgtttcaatgcccgctcgccgggtcACGCCCTCtagagcaatgttgaacagtatgcagAAAAGCCGCCTACTTTTCCCAACCTTCATCGCGTTTCGAAAGGATTTGAAAGTGCCTCTGAGATGCTCACGATATACATCATTCGACCTAATGTAGCTCGaatcagtcgcatcagtttatccggaaaaccgtgtttgtgTATTatctggtctcgatcgactgcatcgtatgctgctttgaattcATTAAAGATGCGATGCCTGGGCACGTACTACTCCAGACatatctgcaagatctgtcggatggtaaaaatttggtccatggGGAGCGTGCGCCCTTGAAATCCACCATATATGTTCCTAAGAAATTTTGTGCCATCGGCGACAGCCGACGTAACACAATctaggagagtaccttgtaggtggcgtctACATACgttataccgcgatagttgccgctagcttttcctcctaccaaatcttgaaaataaatCAGTGTaaagccgttgccagcgtttctccaccaggtttataaagctct harbors:
- the LOC128740647 gene encoding chondroitin sulfate proteoglycan 4; its protein translation is MIAPIMDKFNERLLAIFAFCLLLTVIDAVKVSFYGASHIAMPLQEAKISTNIRLRFRSRQDNALILLTAGRTDYSLLSIDGGRIRFSFKIDEYHTDLWSPVTLKFNDLQWHDISISRYAANLTMQIDEYFTTKTLPANVTELNVHFGVFIGGVGEYSAEYLDSSKNFRGCIADIFYNNINIFKRARERTGHVTNERVSWICAPEFDADASTPISFLDDESYTSIQKPTSRSGDRWSMEFRTNEPFGMLLSNIPSSARYDFMALEIVESQVRLLVGKGSNAVELIPDRNVSDGKWHNVSITYGPMLVDITVDDVTNSATFANGSSQTIELEEEFYIGGFDTQRKRRAFIRGALATDSSLKGCIRDIHLDDHLVGFPNFKVTHGVTVDCVWRYPCIENKPCISTGHCHHQGINDFICYCDQAYCIKADYSNSFKIFSRSDLVIEKELMLISPMEVVEGGITFLSPKYIEILFDYHKLGVQEAGIIFHIIQPPKHGKVTIHSYGTEGNASATQMKFFSHIDLSTDKVKYSHNGAENLNDHMMIDMQLVSATRNTLPSYLEGKHRFVLHVNVTPVNDAPVLRLPPNKLLRVTQGIPKILGSDFLQADDPDSSPDSLIYTVLMNPTSEAQFGRVELNGRAVATFSQSDVNAGIVTYLINTRGSEDSSFELNIQVSDGMETSPASTVRVSVLPLQLRMVNNTGLVLIHKSSALITPHNLSFVPNSDEENVDMRFDIVQAPAYGSLQKLRSVDASWISVDSFTSSQLLLGQIRYLHSSDLPVHDEFKFTVTLGPVTTPTYDFRISFTKLRIGMIRQNNLYINTKDNVIRADYLLHQTTPIPTFARNIIYTVVKPPKFGIIYVEGHPEYAKPGDSFTQQEVDKNIIKYRTYHSAYGNFIDSFEFIVSVPECDDVQGKIDFVYSAPDYLAKQIIYQKREKMFVHEGNKTALSRTNFDVLFNKFNFLTFNLTHYPKHGSLCKINPRTFETKEVSSFTLQYLYLGDIHYCHDDSESVDDSFRLLILSDNDTDFQFVCEIQVEVTLLNDNGPYRVFDKPFHIVRDETKLLTSVDLKYADPDMDTRSTDIEYRSVSSSNGELFRNGKVVEFFTQDDLDNRRLLFQHNGTDQGRLSFIVTDGLYEVPGSLEIEASDPFLKIRESNASIVQEGRAVLLTLDDLNIDTNLNAKPEEIQYRILHEPSHGLLKLLDSRFNTSFASNLHNATPIPTMNFTQADIIAERLVYWNRDVASMDKIKYRVSTKGVWAEGQIVIRIYPPAYWEALRIRRNQTLFVEESTSVIISRDILEIVHPNISPGDITYLVTTQPQHGYLEIQSITSDDEYNSKVFDQSTINSEKMFYIQAGVNQSSDFFTFDVTNGITWLRDLMIRIVIIPEHLYIKTAPIVVEEGKSTKIQPSDMVPFSEYYTGKILEYKILRHPSHGSIKSGKSSKVNRFTQKQLEADVITYVHNGSENSSDTIQMVALGRNKESVPFDLNIQILPVNDEVPLVVTNTGMHMWIGGKSMIQSTDLMVQDYDTPPENLTFHIQQMAGGYVALRDSYNKKIHTFTQQDILQNLVYFIHDSSNQNGRILFYVTDGLHNTTEHVLHIVTNPVALELVKNEVLHVFPLTRKQILPDQLYYKCSDDDRDVKYVVTIPPQMGRLLYEHLEYGYTNEVNEFTQHDVENGRIFYEHTHPMVELKTNDSFYFDVTAPLSNNLIDQIFNVDVSVSSGGLLRFLPVPRISIDEGESAPIKLDLSKILEYLETRAGIQNPELYIEVYSPSNGVVELEDSIPDVNRFSLNDFYTNRVIYKHDHSDTLEDKVSLAVYLVPGHLFLCNITIPVTINPVNDQPFQLVTASPHISVIEGENQTITSSQLLTEDADTEPKDIVYDVISGPNLGVLLKISDEGYPQDIITYGNQFTQADINENRIIYTHSGTPQSTTFYFKVSDGKFKPAYEIFNIKILPITILPGFNNQPIVVQQGTNLGVLESKHISVDTNVQKSRIVYNVTQNPLGGIIVTNNKAILRFTQRQLEEGKISYMQTDMIRSNDTFQLEAFIPDTTSACLVEVSMIVQPFIIINPITITPGERIRLSSTFIFDNPAQLNLNRYNPKITITRRPKYGRLRKIVRSSGLDYIEQPSDKDIHTFTYKELKSGVIYYVARKFNQDFQSINDNFEYLLSTKTAQPGQGIVPIEIYSPSRNAHDNNDVDIVTADSGLPFDYLIAACAAAAIIVIPLMIIILLKCRSSSSQKDHPDKDHPPSLPRPPDFMTLNNRMYTPSENDSLPVTNASTPLPIISTIPHCKVIPIGLDNNLQLDSDPDEDMMDIHGDLLQNTNNLNYPYGDEGDEWSSSCDVGADVNYSTIAQQQHAQQQQQLLPQQHLQSTLQPSSQQGQQKANPLLRRNQYWV